One region of Glycine max cultivar Williams 82 chromosome 9, Glycine_max_v4.0, whole genome shotgun sequence genomic DNA includes:
- the LOC100527525 gene encoding uncharacterized protein LOC100527525: MGMATITMGGNHNSSITPRHYNTHKVFLFCNYILLGAASSCIFLTLSLRLIPSLCGFFFILLQVFTIAGAVSGCAAVGTNRWYSAHMVATVLTAIFQGSVSVLVFTRTGDFLGQLKSYVREEDGAVILKLAGGLTILIFCLEWVVLTLAFFLKYYACVEGNSGAVVPVRSGKVQQDEDLKDWPWPFQV; encoded by the coding sequence ATGGGCATGGCCACAATCACAATGGGAGGAAACCACAATTCCTCCATCACTCCACGCCACTACAACACCCACAAGGTGTTCCTTTTCTGCAACTACATTCTCTTGGGTGCAGCTTCTAGCTGCATCTTCCTCACCCTCTCTCTGCGCCTCATTCCCTCTCTCTGCGgcttcttcttcatccttctTCAGGTCTTTACGATTGCGGGCGCGGTCTCCGGGTGCGCCGCCGTGGGGACTAACAGGTGGTACTCTGCACACATGGTGGCCACTGTTCTAACGGCTATCTTTCAGGGTTCTGTTTCGGTGTTGGTGTTTACGAGGACCGGCGATTTTCTGGGTCAATTGAAGTCTTATGTTAGGGAGGAGGATGGTGCTGTGATTCTCAAATTGGCTGGTGGACTCACCATTTTGATCTTTTGCTTGGAGTGGGTGGTTTTGACACTtgcatttttcttgaagtattATGCTTGTGTTGAGGGGAATAGTGGGGCTGTTGTGCCTGTGAGGAGTGGGAAGGTGCAGCAGGATGAGGACTTGAAGGATTGGCCTTGGCCTTTTCAAGTTTGA
- the LOC100810499 gene encoding uncharacterized protein → MVSVLSNFISGLIENESSVLSDPRERAIYDYDHFGEEDPKKGTHEVPFSADDDMGRGTEYKFSCTLEELYTGKTKNIKITREIADAKGTNLVTHVPIDIKFFPDCVSSGSKSLEVEETLRINVKPGWKKGMKFVFQEKGGNNYKQPLVLIIVKNRTVSSFVMEMI, encoded by the exons ATGGTATCAGTTTTGAGTAACTTTATATCTGGCTTGATTGAGAACGAGAGTTCG GTTTTGAGTGATCCTCGGGAGAGAGCTATCTATGACTATGATCATTTTGGAGAAGAGGATCCGAAGAAGGGTACTCATGAGGTGCCATTTAGTGCTGACGATGACATGGGAAGAGGAACTGAGTACAAGTTTTCCTGCACTCTGGAGGAGTTATATACAGGGAAAACCAAGAACATTAAGATCACTAGAGAAATTGCTGATGCCAAAGG AACTAACCTAGTAACTCATGTTCCAATAGACATCAAGTTTTTTCCTGATTGTGTATCATCTGGATCAAAGTCATTGGAA GTGGAGGAGACGCTGAGAATTAATGTGAAGCCTGGTTGGAAGAAAGGTATGAAGTTCGTCTTCCAAGAGAAAGGTGGGAACAACTACAAACAGCCACTTGTTCTCATCATTGTGAAGAACCGCACAGTGTCTTCATTCGTGATGGAAATGATCTAA
- the LOC100820476 gene encoding phosphoglycolate phosphatase 1B, chloroplastic-like (The RefSeq protein has 2 substitutions compared to this genomic sequence), translating to MLRSSTLTQSVTVTCVRHSHRQWFQSIPVNYRFFDAARNSLSSPNSAIFKWKRKANYNRHSSGMGTFTTRALAQPPQNADELIDSVETFIFDCDGVIWKGDKLIDGVPETLDMLRSKGKRLVFVTNNSTKSRKQYGKKFETLGLNVSEEEIFASSFAAAAYLKSIDFPKDKKVYVIGEDGILKELELAGYQYLGGPEDGGKKIELKPGFLMEHDEDVGAVVVGFDRYFNYYKIQYGTLCIRENPGCLFIATNRDAVTHLTDAQEWAGGGSMVGALSGSTQREPLVVGKPSTFMMDYLANKFGISKSQICMVGDRLDTDILFGQNGGYKTLLVLSGVTTLAMLQSPNNSIQPDFYTNKISDFLSLKAAAV from the exons ATGCTCAGGAGCAGCACGCTAACACAGAGTGTTACAGTCACCTGTGTTCGTCACAGTCACAGACAATGGTTCCAATCAATTCCCGTAAATTATAGATTCTTTGACGCTGCTCGGAACTCTCTATCATCACCCAACTCCGCGATCTTCAAATGGAAAAGAAAGGCCAATTATAACCGTCATAGTTCTGGAATGGGGACCTTCACCACTCGCGCGTTGGCGCAGCCGCTTCAGAACGCCGACGAACTCATCGACTCCGTCGAGACATTTATCTTCGATTGTGACG GAGTTATATGGAAAGGTGATAAATTAATAGACGGAGTGCCTGAAACGCTTGACATGCTTCGGTCAAAG GGCAAAAGATTAGTTTTTGTCACCAATAACTCAACAAAGTCTAGGAAGCAATATGGAAAGAAGTTTGAAACACTTGGCCTGAATGTCAGCGAG GAGGAGATTTTCGCATCATCCTTTGCAGCTGCTGCATATCTGAAGTCCATTGATTTCCCAAAAGATAAAAAG GTTTATGTCATCGGAGAAGATGGCATCTTGAAGGAGCTTGAGCTTGCTGGATACCAGTACCTTGGTGGGCCG GAAGATGGTGGGAAAAAAATAGAACTGAAGCCAGGATTTTTGATGGAGCATGATGAAGAT GTTGGAGCAGTTGTTGTTGGGTTTGATCGCTACTTCAACTACTATAAAATCCA GTATGGGACACTCTGTATACGTGAAAACCCTGGATGTCTTTTCATTGCTACAAACCGAGATGCTGTTACTCATCTCACAGATGCTCAAGAATGGGCAG GTGGGGGCTCAATGGTTGGCGCTCTCAGTGGATCTACTCAACGTGAGCCATTAGTTGTTGGAAAACCCTCAACGTTTATGATGGATTACTTGGCAAACAA ATTTGGCATTTCGAAGTCACAGATATGTATGGTTGGGGACAGATTAGACACTGATATCTTGTTTGGACAAAATGGTGGTTGCAAAACTCTTCTTGTGCTCTCAGGGGTCACCACACTGGCCATGCTTCAGAGCCCTAACAACTCCATACAGCCAGACTTTTATACCAATAAAATTTCAGATTTTCTTTCCCTGAAAGCTGCAGCTGTATGa
- the LOC100820476 gene encoding phosphoglycolate phosphatase 1B, chloroplastic-like isoform X1 has translation MLRSSTLTQSVTVTCVRHSHRQWFQSIPVNYRFFDAARNSLSSPNSAIFKWKRKANYNRHSSGMGTFTTRALAQPLQNADELIDSVETFIFDCDGVIWKGDKLIDGVPETLDMLRSKGKRLVFVTNNSTKSRKQYGKKFETLGLNVSEEEIFASSFAAAAYLKSIDFPKDKKVYVIGEDGILKELELAGYQYLGGPVGAVVVGFDRYFNYYKIQYGTLCIRENPGCLFIATNRDAVTHLTDAQEWAGGGSMVGALSGSTQREPLVVGKPSTFMMDYLANKFGISKSQICMVGDRLDTDILFGQNGGCKTLLVLSGVTTLAMLQSPNNSIQPDFYTNKISDFLSLKAAAV, from the exons ATGCTCAGGAGCAGCACGCTAACACAGAGTGTTACAGTCACCTGTGTTCGTCACAGTCACAGACAATGGTTCCAATCAATTCCCGTAAATTATAGATTCTTTGACGCTGCTCGGAACTCTCTATCATCACCCAACTCCGCGATCTTCAAATGGAAAAGAAAGGCCAATTATAACCGTCATAGTTCTGGAATGGGGACCTTCACCACTCGCGCGTTGGCGCAGCCGCTTCAGAACGCCGACGAACTCATCGACTCCGTCGAGACATTTATCTTCGATTGTGACG GAGTTATATGGAAAGGTGATAAATTAATAGACGGAGTGCCTGAAACGCTTGACATGCTTCGGTCAAAG GGCAAAAGATTAGTTTTTGTCACCAATAACTCAACAAAGTCTAGGAAGCAATATGGAAAGAAGTTTGAAACACTTGGCCTGAATGTCAGCGAG GAGGAGATTTTCGCATCATCCTTTGCAGCTGCTGCATATCTGAAGTCCATTGATTTCCCAAAAGATAAAAAG GTTTATGTCATCGGAGAAGATGGCATCTTGAAGGAGCTTGAGCTTGCTGGATACCAGTACCTTGGTGGGCCG GTTGGAGCAGTTGTTGTTGGGTTTGATCGCTACTTCAACTACTATAAAATCCA GTATGGGACACTCTGTATACGTGAAAACCCTGGATGTCTTTTCATTGCTACAAACCGAGATGCTGTTACTCATCTCACAGATGCTCAAGAATGGGCAG GTGGGGGCTCAATGGTTGGCGCTCTCAGTGGATCTACTCAACGTGAGCCATTAGTTGTTGGAAAACCCTCAACGTTTATGATGGATTACTTGGCAAACAA ATTTGGCATTTCGAAGTCACAGATATGTATGGTTGGGGACAGATTAGACACTGATATCTTGTTTGGACAAAATGGTGGTTGCAAAACTCTTCTTGTGCTCTCAGGGGTCACCACACTGGCCATGCTTCAGAGCCCTAACAACTCCATACAGCCAGACTTTTATACCAATAAAATTTCAGATTTTCTTTCCCTGAAAGCTGCAGCTGTATGa
- the LOC100811035 gene encoding chromatin assembly factor 1 subunit FAS1 translates to MHQNYNLMQLFGTLGCRKLHLQNWSQKRDVGAKLEKFPPLLSLFIFQTLPFRLPPTHHTGVIRVRRFRHLLLRSHIRSSFLRFPNAREVEMAAPTEIIDVDAENSPTPTTISPQDSKSNRAKTTTRKRKKVPSVLQSLKSAEEKQAHIETLEKELDALFRYYKEAMAQKVRVELSLCGGSRNVVVAALMEESDLPLSKLVDEINDKLNGEVSNGAIVLAEPVTYATVKSSVLFVGQRVTYGVSNADADVLEDHAESCLWCWETRDLKLMPKSVRGELGVRRTCRRRIHERIMAVSEMIAALKKQESQPDYNDGLIKASAKVNKAFPEADIRLLVDGLLQKNSEDMDKKRASQENKLLIKQLERNRKEAEKEKEKESMHNELQRETLLNESNLKLSQDEARNDEKASEKKKQQKKQVDEAEKDQRRKEKAEAELKKKRSLQKQASIMERFLKRSKNSPSPSEKDKVSTKSTASDLLRCKNKSLFESATLSMDCTLASSSDVMLEDIRKTHFSSWRSLGQLIRLNRKQRWGLRQKPRTKVFKELKLSAIKTAVHDVELDMEKHVNRLGECSSDISSCPMNEDSSPPDTKKYSRGRQLLQFDKSHRPAFYGVWPAKSHVVGARHPLRKDPSLDYEVSSDEEWEEEEPGESLSDCDKDEEECQEECTKSDEESEDGFFVPDGYLSEDEGAQVDRMQIDDDIEGADSSPSCKNDIEIEEFCALLRQQKYLNNLTEHALRKNQPLIISNLINDKDLSSDHNISGTPKLEQMCLQVLSMYVIPGISCIEISEDKMQDEDQEVCLSTGKGVASLISGVAVIPDSDLPIIVTTIQSCSQGMNKVLVSLQQKFPSVSKSLLKNKVREVSDYVDNRLQVKKEVLDKLGLAVKPEKSSVGPKSIAAFFSKRCLPPTGEGAKPGETSPLPLKSSFAIDERPQSSYDI, encoded by the exons ATGcaccaaaattacaatttgatGCAGCTTTTTGGTACTTTGGGATGCCGAAAACTACATCTGCAAAACTGGAGCCAAAAACGCGACGTTGGCGCCAAACTCGAAAAATTTCCTCCCCTTTTATCGTTGTTTATATTCCAAACACTGCCATTTCGTCTTCCACCCACCCACCACACCGGAGTAATTAGGGTTCGTAGATTCCGTCATCTTCTTCTCAGATCTCACATTCGCAGTTCCTTTCTCCGTTTTCCAAACGCGCGAGAGGTGGAAATGGCAGCGCCTACGGAGATAATCGACGTCGACGCCGAAAACTCTCCTACTCCTACTACTATTTCTCCTCAAGATTCGAAATCGAATCGCGCCAAAACCACCACGCGAAAGCGCAAGAAGGTTCCGTCGGTGCTGCAAAGCCTAAAGAGCGCCGAGGAGAAGCAAGCGCACATCGAAACCCTCGAGAAGGAACTCGACGCGCTGTTCCGCTACTACAAAGAAGCCATGGCTCAGAAAGTGCGCGTCGAGCTGAGCCTGTGCGGTGGTTCACGAAACGTCGTCGTCGCGGCGCTGATGGAGGAGAGCGACCTTCCGCTGTCGAAGCTCGTGGACGAAATTAACGACAAGTTGAACGGAGAAGTAAGTAACGGCGCAATCGTGCTGGCGGAGCCTGTGACCTACGCGACGGTGAAGAGTAGCGTGTTGTTTGTGGGACAGAGAGTGACCTACGGCGTGTCCAATGCTGATGCTGATGTATTGGAGGACCATGCCGAGTCGTGTCTCTGGTGCTGGGAG ACTAGGGATTTGAAATTGATGCCAAAATCTGTTCGAGGAGAGCTTGGTGTTCGACGCACTTGCCGGAGAAGGATCCATGAGAGGATTATGGCTGTCTCTG AAATGATAGCAGCTCTGAAAAAGCAAGAGAGTCAACCAGATTACAATGATGGCTTAATTAAGGCATCAGCAAAGGTCAATAAAGCTTTTCCTGAGGCAGATATCCGCTTGTTAGTGGATGGCTTGTTGCAGAAAAACAGTGAAGACAT ggACAAGAAAAGAGCAAGCCAAGAAAATAAATTGCTAATTAAGCAGTTGGAGAGAAATAGAAAAGAGgctgagaaagagaaagagaaagaaagcatGCACAATGAACTGCAAAGAGAAACACTGCTCAAT gaatcaaatttaaaattgtcacaAGATGAGGCAAGAAATGATGAGAAAGCTTCTGAAAAGAAGAAACAGCAAAAGAAACAGGTAGATGAGGCAGAAAAGGATCAACGGCGTAAAGAGAAAGCAGAAGCTGAATTAAAAAAGAAGCGTAGTTTACAAAAGCAAGCTTCAATTATGGAGCGCTTTctgaaaagaagtaaaaacagTCCCTCTCCATCTGAGAAGGACAAAGTTTCAACTAAATCAACTGCATCTGATTTGTTAAGATGCAAGAATAAAAGTTTGTTTGAGTCAGCTACACTTTCAATGGATTGTACTCTTGCATCAAGTAGTGATGTTATGCTAGAAGATATTCGCAA GACACACTTTTCTTCATGGCGCTCTTTAGGACAATTAATTCGCTTGAACAGAAAACAGAGATGGGGCTTACGTCAGAAACCTCGGACTAAAGTTTTTAAGGAACTTAAGCTGAGTGCTATTAAAACTGCAGTTCATGATGTTGAGTTGGACATGGAGAAACATGTCAACAGATTGGGAGAATGTAGTTCTGATATCAGTTCATGCCCAATGAATGAAGATAGTTCTCCTCCTGATACCAAGAAGTACAGTCGGGGTAGACAATTATTGCAGTTTGATAAATCTCACAGACCTGCCTTTTATGGTGTTTGGCCCGCAAAAAG TCATGTTGTTGGAGCACGCCATCCTTTAAGGAAGGATCCAAGTCTGGATTATGAAGTCAGCAGTGATGAGGAATGGGAAGAG GAGGAACCTGGTGAAAGTCTTTCTGATTGTGATAAAGATGAAGAGGAATGTCAAGAGGAATGTACAAAGTCTGATGAAGAAAGTGAAGATGGGTTCTTTGTACCTGATGGATATCTCTCCGAGGATGAG gGTGCACAAGTGGACAGAATGCAAATAGATGATGACATTGAGGGGGCTGATAGCTCCCCTAGCTGtaagaatgacattgagatcgAGGAGTTTTGTGCTTTACTTCGGCAGCAGAAATATCTAAATAATTTGACAGAGCATGCTCTTCGGAAAAATCAACCCTTGATTATATCAAATTTGATTAATGACAAGGACCTTTCGTCTGACCACAATATTAGTGGTACTCCTAAGCTGGAGCAGATGTGTTTGCAAGTCTTGAGTATGTACGTAATTCCTGGCATCTCATGTATAGAAATATCTGAGGACAAAATGCAAGACGAGGACCAAGAAGTCTGCCTCTCTACTGGTAAAGGTGTTGCTAGTCTAATATCTGGTGTAGCTGTCATACCTGACTCAGACCTACCCATAATT GTGACTACTATTCAAAGTTGTTCTCAGGGTATGAATAAAGTTTTGGTGTCTTTGCAACAGAAGTTCCCTTCTGTATCTAAGTCCTTACTGAAGAATAAAGTGCGTGAAGTATCTGACTATGTTGATAACCGTTTGCAG GTGAAGAAAGAAGTTCTGGATAAGCTTGGCTTGGCAGTTAAACCTG AAAAAAGTAGCGTGGGACCAAAGAGCATTgc